CAGCCAGGGCAGTGTCCCTCCCTGCAGCACCAGGCTCACGAAGGCGACGGTGAACGCGATCAGGATCAGCTGCGGCCGGTAGGGGATGTCGGTGGGCAGCGACTGGGCGGCGGCGAGCGTGACCACGCCGCGCATCCCGGACCAGCCGAGCACGACGGCGCCCTTCCAGTCGATGGCCTCCTGGCGAAACTCCTCCAGGTCGTTGCGGTGGCGGAGGTAGCGCTGCTCGGCCCGCTGCTTGCGCAGCGACTGCCAGCGGTACCTCACCGGATGGTCGCGGAAGTACTGGATCATCAGCCACTCGCGCAGCACCGATCTCTCCGCCCGCTCCGCGCGTCTTCGGAGCGAGTAGATGAGGGGGAAGATCAGCAGGTAGCGGATGATCACGAGCGACAGCATCGCGATCAGTCCCAGCAGGATCGAGTCCCACACGCTGAGCACCTCGGGGTGGTCGACGTCCTTGACGAGGGTGCGGAGCTCCAGGCCGATCAGCAGGAACACGCCGTTCTCGAGCAGGAACTGGATCGTGCGCCAGTTGATCGCGTCGCTGATCCTCGCCTGGGCGCTGAAGGCACGGGGTGCCGCGTGCCCGGTGTAGAGCCCCGTGATGACCACGGCGAGGACGCCCGACCCGTGCAGCGCCTCCGTCGGTGCGAAGGCCGCGAACGGCACGACGACCGAGAGCGCCGTGTCGAGCACCGGGTCGTTGAGCTTGGAGCGCACCCACACCGAGACGAAGCCGACGACGAGCCCGATGACGAGGGCGAGGATGACCGCCGTGATGAAGTCGACGACGCCGGCGAACGGCGTGCTGAGCGAGCCGACCGCGGCGGCGAGGGCGGTGCGCAGCAGCACCAGGGCGGTCGCGTCGTTGACCAGGCCCTCTCCCTCCAGCACGGTGAGCAGCCGCGGCGGGAGGCCGAGCCGGCGCCCGATGGAGGTCGCGGCGACCGCATCGGGCGGGCTGATGATCGCGCCGAGGGCGATGGCCGCCGCGAGGTTCAGATCGGGGAGGAGCGTGTAGAGGATGAAGCCGGAGGCGAAGGCCGTGATGATCACGAGCACGATCGAGAGGCCGGCGATGGGGGCCAGGTTGCGCCGGAAGTCGGTCAGCGGCACGCTGATCGCCGCCGCGTAGAGGATCGGGGGCAGCAGACCGTCGAGGATGATCTCGGGCGGCACCTCGATGTCGGGCACGCCGGGCAGCACCGACAGGGTGACGCCGACGATCACGAGGATGATGGGCGCCGCGACGCCGAGCTTGCGGGCGAACGCGGCCACGCCGACGATCACCGCTACCGCGATGACGGCGTATACCCCGAGCTCCATATGTCCAATCGTATGAGAACGTTCAGGGTCGGCGGGCGCGCAGTCCGTCGATGGCCATCGCGATGACGCGGTCGCGCTGCTCGTCGTCGTCGAACGCGACGCCGGCGATGCCGGAGACCATGCGGATCACGTCGCCGATGGTGGCGTCCGCCCGCACCTCCCCGGCCTCCTGGGCCCGGCGCAGCAGCGGCTCGCCGGCCTCGTAGAGCGAGGTGCGGCAGGTCAGCATCACGGCGGA
The sequence above is a segment of the Leifsonia williamsii genome. Coding sequences within it:
- a CDS encoding cation:proton antiporter encodes the protein MELGVYAVIAVAVIVGVAAFARKLGVAAPIILVIVGVTLSVLPGVPDIEVPPEIILDGLLPPILYAAAISVPLTDFRRNLAPIAGLSIVLVIITAFASGFILYTLLPDLNLAAAIALGAIISPPDAVAATSIGRRLGLPPRLLTVLEGEGLVNDATALVLLRTALAAAVGSLSTPFAGVVDFITAVILALVIGLVVGFVSVWVRSKLNDPVLDTALSVVVPFAAFAPTEALHGSGVLAVVITGLYTGHAAPRAFSAQARISDAINWRTIQFLLENGVFLLIGLELRTLVKDVDHPEVLSVWDSILLGLIAMLSLVIIRYLLIFPLIYSLRRRAERAERSVLREWLMIQYFRDHPVRYRWQSLRKQRAEQRYLRHRNDLEEFRQEAIDWKGAVVLGWSGMRGVVTLAAAQSLPTDIPYRPQLILIAFTVAFVSLVLQGGTLPWLIRALGLQGVDVKEDRRLLAQLLDDISEAGIRVLDDPEGAAGTTAPVDPEVVERVRQTSFLRAESAWERIRLAEEPPESRPHHVFRALRLAVVNAERDRLLEERARGSYPSRILTEAQAMLDLEETRLRSRAR